A window of Drosophila subobscura isolate 14011-0131.10 chromosome E, UCBerk_Dsub_1.0, whole genome shotgun sequence contains these coding sequences:
- the LOC117890025 gene encoding kinesin heavy chain: protein MSAEREIPAEDSIRVVCRFRPLNDSEEKAGSKFVVKFPNNVEENCISIAGKVYLFDKVFKPNASQEKVYNEAAKSIVTDVLAGYNGTIFAYGQTSSGKTHTMEGVIGDSAKQGIIPRIVNDIFNHIYTMEENLEFHIKVSYYEIYMDKIRDLLDVSKVNLSVHEDKNRVPYVKGATERFVSSPEEVFEVIEEGKSNRHIAVTNMNEHSSRSHSVFLINVKQENLENQKKLSGKLYLVDLAGSEKVSKTGAEGTVLDEAKNINKSLSALGNVISALADGNKTHIPYRDSKLTRILQESLGGNARTTIVICCSPASFNESETKSTLDFGRRAKTVKNVVCVNEELTAEEWKRRYEKEKEKNGRLKGKVEKLEIELARWRAGETVKAEEQINMEDLMEASTPNLEVEAAQQKAAEAASAAQRTALANMSASVAADERARLATECERLYQQLDDKDEEINQQSQYAEQMKEQVMEQEELIANARREYEALQSEMARIQQENESAKEEVKEVLQALEELAVNYDQKSQEIDNKNKDIDALNEELQQKQSVFSATSTELQQLKDMSSHQKKRITEMLTNLLRDLGEVGQAIAPGDSAIDLKMSTLAGTDATKVEEDFTMARLYISKMKTEAKNIAQRCANMESQQSDSNKKIFEYEKDLGEYRLLISQHEARMKSLQESMREAENKKRTLEEQIDSLREECAKLKAAEHVSAVNAEEKQRAEELRSMFDSQMDELREAHTKQVSELRDEISAKQHEMNEMKDVHQKLLLAHQQMTADYEKVKQDEAQKSNELQNMILTSERREQARKDLKGLEDTVAKELQTLHNLRKLFVQDLQQRIRKNVVNEESEEDGGSLAQKQKISFLENNLDQLTKVHKQLVRDNADLRCELPKLEKRLRTTMERVKALETALKEAKEGAMRDRKRYQYEVDRIKEAVRQKHLGRRGPQAQIAKPIRAGQGAIAIRGGGAVGGASSNNS, encoded by the exons GGCAAAGTCTACCTATTCGACAAAGTCTTCAAGCCGAATGCCTCTCAGGAGAAGGTTTACAATGAGGCGGCCAAGTCCATTGTCACGGACGTCCTGGCCGGCTACAATGGAACGATATTCGCCTATGGCCAGACCTCATCCGGTAAGACGCACACAATGGAAGGCGTCATTGGCGATTCGGCGAAGCAGGGCATTATTCCACGCATTGTCAATGATATCTTCAATCACATCTACACCATGGAGGAGAATCTGGAGTTCCACATAAAGGTATCATACTATGAGATCTACATGGACAAGATTCGGGATCTGCTGGACGTGTCCAAGGTGAACCTGAGCGTGCACGAGGACAAGAATCGAGTGCCCTATGTGAAGGGTGCCACGGAGCGTTTCGTCTCCTCGCCCGAGGAGGTATTCGAGGTGATCGAGGAGGGCAAATCGAATCGTCACATTGCCGTAACAA ACATGAACGAGCACTCCTCTCGATCCCACTCAGTATTTCTGATCAATGTGAAGCAGGAGAATCTGGAGAACCAGAAGAAACTATCGGGTAAACTATATCTGGTGGATTTGGCCGGTTCCGAGAAGGTTTCCAAGACAGGAGCGGAGGGAACGGTGCTCGATGAGGCGAAGAACATCAACAAGTCGCTGTCGGCGCTGGGCAACGTGATCTCTGCCCTAGCGGATGGCAACAAAACGCACATACCCTATCGTGACTCGAAGCTGACGCGCATCCTGCAGGAGTCGCTGGGAGGCAACGCACGCACAACCATTGTCATCTGCTGCTCTCCGGCGAGCTTCAACGAGTCTGAGACGAAGTCCACACTGGACTTTGGCCGACGCGCCAAGACTGTAAAGAATGTGGTCTGCGTGAACGAGGAGCTCACTGCCGAAGAGTGGAAGCGGCGTTacgaaaaggagaaggagaagaacgGTCGCCTCAAGGGCAAGGTGGAGAAGCTGGAGATAGAGCTGGCCCGTTGGCGGGCGGGAGAGACGGTCAAGGCGGAGGAGCAAATCAACATGGAAGATCTCATGGAGGCCAGCACGCCCAACctggaggtggaggcagcACAGCAGAAAGCCGCCGAAGCAGCCAGTGCCGCTCAGAGGACGGCCCTGGCCAATATGTCCGCATCGGTGGCTGCAGACGAACGGGCACGCTTGGCCACAGAGTGCGAGCGTCTGTACCAGCAGCTGGATGACAAGGATGAGGAGATTAATCAGCAGAGCCAGTATGCCGAGCAGATGAAGGAGCAGGTcatggagcaggaggagctgatAGCCAATGCCCGACGGGAGTATGAGGCTCTGCAGTCGGAGATGGCGCGCATCCAGCAGGAGAACGAATCTGCCAAGGAAGAGGTTAAGGAAGTGCTGCAGGCCCTCGAGGAGCTGGCTGTCAACTATGATCAGAAGTCGCAGGAGATcgacaacaagaacaaggaCATCGATGCCCTCAAcgaagagctgcagcagaagcagagtgtgttCAGTGCCACCTCCACggagttgcagcagctgaaggacaTGTCCTCGCACCAGAAGAAGCGCATCACTGAGATGCTGACCAACCTGCTGCGCGATCTCGGTGAGGTGGGCCAGGCCATTGCCCCCGGCGACTCGGCCATCGATCTGAAGATGAGCACCCTGGCCGGCACAGATGCCACCAAAGTGGAGGAGGACTTCACCATGGCCCGCCTGTACATCAGCAAGATGAAGACTGAGGCGAAAAACATTGCTCAGCGCTGCGCCAACATGGAGTCGCAGCAGTCGGACTCCAACAAGAAGATATTCGAGTACGAGAAGGATCTGGGCGAGTACCGTCTGCTCATCTCGCAGCACGAGGCGCGCATGAAGTCGCTGCAGGAGTCGATGCGGGAGGCGGAGAACAAGAAGCGCACACTCGAGGAGCAGATCGATTCGCTGCGCGAGGAGTGCGCCAAGCTGAAGGCGGCCGAGCACGTGTCCGCCGTCAATGCCGAGGAGAAGCAGCGCGCCGAGGAGCTTCGCTCCATGTTCGACTCGCAAATGGACGAGCTGCGCGAGGCGCACACCAAGCAGGTGTCCGAGCTGCGGGACGAGATCTCCGCCAAGCAGCATGAAATGAACGAGATGAAGGATGTGCaccagaagctgctgctggcccaccAGCAGATGACCGCCGACTACGAGAAGGTCAAGCAGGACGAGGCCCAAAAATCCAACGAACTGCAGAACATGATTCTCACCAGCGAGAGACGGGAGCAGGCACGCAAGGACCTCAAGGGCCTCGAGGACACCGTGGCCAAGGAGCTACAAACGCTGCACAATCTCCGCAAGCTCTTTGTTCAAGATTTACAG CAACGAATCCGAAAGAATGTCGTCAACGAGGAGAGCGAGGAGGATGGCGGATCTTTGGCACAGAAGCAGAAGATCTCCTTCCTGGAGAACAACCTCGATCAGTTGACGAAGGTGCACAAACAGCTGGTGCGCGACAACGCCGACCTGCGCTGTGAGCTGCCCAAGCTGGAGAAGCGTCTGCGCACGACAATGGAACGGGTGAAGGCCCTGGAGACGGCGCTAAAGGAGGCAAAGGAGGGTGCTATGAGGGATCGCAAGCGTTACCAGTACGAGGTGGATCGGATCAAGGAGGCGGTGCGTCAGAAGCATCTGGGACGGCGGGGACCGCAGGCACAAATCGCCAAGCCCATCAGAGCGGGTCAGGGCGCTATTGCCATCCGAGGCGGTGGCGCTGTCGGCGGTGCATCATCGAACAATTCGTAG
- the LOC117890026 gene encoding protein arginine N-methyltransferase 5 — MNFYVCLLQECTNSIPKLIQYANANNYNVVAVPINANMVPLDPYERDPTYPGTLLNAVDWNSKMIFMLSDVDVDSPSPKLREHSKKILLRDIAWAEHLQNAGCVMKRLHGPNIDNLAEIIKAKTKGNWFIQVPISNPTMGSFEHRKDATEAEIAEAEANDPWTWWNSLRFAVKHSSKVKVVIELTDLDRPSKETVRRWLGEPIEAVIIPSSLFVRNKSNYHVLQKSWQMIIGHLLAARANIIISANPNDMFISQYADYLRKLASDNNDTHVLNSYENLLEIPLQPLCDNLDSYTYEVFESDPVKYKLYQDAVQAALIDRVSDKDAPKKLTVVMLLGGGRGPLARAIFNAAELTKRKVRLYIIEKNPNAIRTLSHMVQTLWGDKDVHIFSKDMRDFSPPELADILVSELLGSFGDNELSPECLDGALKLLKADGLSIPYKSTSYINPIMSAVLHQNVSQLVSTVPAFDYGYVSLLKNIYHIDTPQALFEFAHPNRVMPIDNTRCKEISFTAQKDCVLHGIGGYFDTMLYKDIHLSINPLAHTPGLFSWFPMFFPTHPRTLKEGETISVKFWRCIDADKVWYEWQVSTREAWEHHNAGGTGYHMRL, encoded by the exons ATGAATTTCTACGTCTGCCTTCTGCAGGAGTGCACTAATAGCATACCAAAACTAATACAATatgccaatgccaacaacTACAATGTGGTGGCTGTACCGATCAATGCCAATATGGTACCCCTGGATCCATACGAAAGGGATCCCACATACCCGGGCACGTTACTGAACGCTGTGGACTGGAACTCGAAGATGATTTTCATGCTGTCCGATGTGGATGTCGATTCCCCGAGCCCCAAGCTACGCGAGCATTCCAAAAAGATCCTACTCCGGGATATAGCTTGGGCCGAGCATTTGCAGAATGCTGGCTGCGTGATGAAGCGACTGCACGGACCAAATATTGACAACCTGGCCGAGATcataaaagccaaaacgaaAG GAAACTGGTTTATTCAGGTACCAATCAGCAACCCGACGATGGGAAGCTTTGAGCATCGCAAAGACGCCACAGAGGCGGAGATAGCCGAGGCAGAGGCGAATGATCCATGGACTTGGTGGAACAGCCTGCGCTTTGCCGTCAAGCACAGCAGCAAAGTGAAAGTTGTAATTGAGCTGACGGACCTGGATCGTCCCAGCAAGGAGACGGTTCGCCGATGGCTAGGCGAGCCCATCGAAGCAGTCATCATTCCTTCCAGTCTGTTTGTCCGAAACAAATCCAACTACCATGTCCTGCAGAAGAGTTGGCAAATGATCATTGGCCACTTACTCGCGGCACGTGCCAACATTATAATCTCCGCCAATCCCAATGACATGTTCATTTCCCAGTACGCCGATTACCTGAGGAAACTCGCGAGTGACAACAACGATACCCATGTGCTGAACAG CTATGAAAACCTTCTGGAGATACCACTACAGCCGCTGTGCGATAATCTGGATAGCTACACGTACGAAGTGTTCGAATCGGATCCAGTAAAGTATAAACTCTACCAGGACGCTGTACAAGCGGCCCTGATCGATCGAGTAAGCGACAAAGATGCACCAAAGAAGTTG ACTGTGGTAATGTTGCTGGGCGGAGGACGGGGTCCTCTAGCGCGTGCCATTTTTAATGCCGCGGAACTGACAAAGCGCAAGGTGCGGCTCTACATCATTGAAAAGAATCCCAATGCCATTCGCACACTCTCCCACATGGTACAGACGCTCTGGGGGGATAAAG ATGTGCACATATTCTCCAAGGACATGCGCGACTTTTCACCGCCTGAGCTGGCTGATATTCTCGTGTCCGAGCTGCTTGGCTCGTTTGGGGATAACGAGTTGTCGCCAGAGTGCCTCGATGGTGCCTTGAAGCTGCTCAAGGCAGATGGCTTAAGCATACCCTACAAGTCCACGTCGTACATCAATCCGATTATGTCCGCTGTGCTGCATCAGAATGTCAGCCAGTTGGTCAGCACCGTGCCAGCCTTCGACTATGGCTATGTGTCGCTCCTCAAGAACATCTATCACATTGACACACCCCAGGCGCTGTTTGAATTCGCGCATCCAAATCGCGTTATGCCCATTGACAATACACGCTGCAAGGAGATCTCTTTCACTGCCCAAAAGGACTGTGTGCTGCATGGCATTGGCGGCTATTTCGATACAATGCTCTATAAGGATATCCATCTGAGTATTAATCCGCTGGCGCACACGCCCGGCCTGTTCTCATGGTTTCCAATGTTCTTTCCCACT CATCCTCGGACTCTCAAGGAGGGGGAGACAATCTCAGTGAAGTTCTGGCGCTGCATTGACGCGGACAAGGTGTGGTACGAGTGGCAGGTCAGCACACGAGAGGCCTGGGAGCATCACAATGCCGGTGGTACCGGCTACCACATGCGACTTTAG